In Esox lucius isolate fEsoLuc1 chromosome 3, fEsoLuc1.pri, whole genome shotgun sequence, the sequence GATTTTTGatctaccagtccccttggcaggtgagccaaaaagGTTGTTTCTGACACTGTTGCCAACCCTGCAGCTGCACCAATGAACGTCTGCCTGCTCTTAATAAATGAGGTGACGCATAGCCAAATTTAAATACTAATTATGATACCtatcatgttgtgaagagggagaaaccattcaTGCACTACAGCTATGACATTGTCCAATAAATACAGATGGAGAAACCATACGGACATGGCTTGTCGACAgtaagtgtcatgttaactacGCCTGCCTAAGCGCTTGCTAGAAGTGATGTACAAGACTATCAGCCAGATAGTGCAGGTACTGTATTGCGACGTTATGttaccataaatatattaactcagccattttattttcatgcttaTGTCACCAAGTTAAACGAGCGTATTCATGAAAAGATAATGATATTTATAGTTgctaatattttgataaccatttgttaaagtaatgacgtgtgttgcatcatatttatgtaaacagcaattgcttgGATCAGCTCATATCACATGCAAATCTGTGGTATAAATCAAGATTCTGATTCTGATATCATACATACTATACATCTGTAAAATCCTAATTTTATTCAGTTCGGACCAGATAAAAGTTAGCGTTGCACGCTGGTCACACCAGTATGATTGAAATCGTAGTGATCTCCTCACCAACAGTCTGATTTCCCACCAACTCAGATTGGAACTTAAATGGAAGCATTAGCAGATGATGCTGTAATGCTTACCACTTCCCCATATCTGTTGGTCCTTAGGCGTGAATAGTACTAGTGGTTTCAAAAAGATTGTATAATCTGAAATTACGCATCAATTTATCACATTTAAACTACATGCCCTCAGATTAAATTTGCCTCTCTCCCATCTCGATTTGCAGCCTCCCTCATACTTGCGTGATTCATTTTGCATTTAGTTATTTAGTAAACAAGTGTTACCAGGATCTGTGGAATTGCAGCCTGGAAACTATATTATAATCCCAGCAATTTTTCTCCTTGCCAGAAAAGTTGAATGCCATCATGGATGAAAAGTATATTTTGAAAGTGGCTTATTTTAAACATTGCCTGTTTTAAACTCAAAGTATTGTTTGGCTAAATGTTACACACATGCATTGGATTTGAGTGGAATGAATCCAACCCCAtcgctctctctttttgtctctgtttagTACCGGCCACCCTATATGCCAGCCAGTCCACAGTACCCTGTGAGCACAGGTACGGCAGGATTCTACCCAGGAACCAGCCCCGCTGAATACCCAGCTTATGGTAAGTGTTCCGCTCTGGGCTGGGCCCCCCCTGCCTAGCACCGCAACCGCAGTGTTGATTAGAACCGGTTTGAACCGCAATCCCAACCCCTGACTTAGCCCAGCACCATAACTGAAAACTGTTATGGTTTCACCACCACTGCGGTGGTGTGTTGGTtttgtgggtgggggggtggatgTTTGACTTGTTCTCAGTTTCTCTGCATATGAAAGCACAGTAAgagcgcctgtgtgtgtgtgtgtgtgagatctgGCTTTGGTTCTGCTTTGGTTCTATGTTCTACCTGTGGTCTTTCCTGCTGCTTCTTACTGCCTTAACACCCTGCTCTCTTCTGGGTCCCCTTCTCCATTCACTCACTCTGcgtctctcttcctgtcctccctctttctatcccttttcctctcccttttttcttcCCTCGTTCCCTTAtcttcctgtcctcctccttttctttcGCGTTGTTCAGAGCCCTCTCTGGCTGCGAGGGAgaggcgggggggtggggggagagggggcgGGCGAGAGAATGGGCGTCTCTCTCTCCACGGCGCTCCTCTCACCTCCCAGCGCTACCCCGgtgagtaagtgtgtgtgagtgcttgtgtGTTGTCGCAgtagttttttctttttggtcTGCGTAATGTCTTTTTGATTTGTAGTATTGTACATAGGTATTAAGGTTCATAGTGTCCCTCCCAGTTCTCATGTGAACAGGGTTTTTATTTGACTGCGTATGCTTCTGGTTATTTCCAGATGTACTGATTTTAATGTGTGGGTGTATCAGTACCTGTTTTGTCTGTGGATGGTGTTTCTGCTTAATGTAGTTTGTGGCTTTCCACGCTGTGCGCTTGACTTTCTCTCCGTTCCCCCCCCATACAGCAGGTGCCTACTACCCTGCCCAGCCCCAGTACAGCCACACCCCCCCAGTTCAGACAGCACCGGTCATGATAAGCCCGGCCCAGCCCCAGCAGCAGGCACTGGCACCTCAGCTGCCACAGGCTCAACCTCCGGCCCCCAAGAGGGAACGTGTCGCGGTACGGTAGCGTTTTCACTACGACACTTTGCCTCAGTGTATGATCTGAAGACACATGATTCAGTGTTTTTCCCTATGATGCAATGCCCCATGCTGACATGGGATGGTGTGGGAGGCTTTGGGGGGACATTTAACTAAGCAGCTATATTCCAAAGTGTTATTTTTGCCAAAGGATTTTCTCACAAATCCTTTGCTTTGAAAACAGTTTCTCTAGTATATAACAAAGGTTTTTATTTGGATTGGAAGAACCCTGGGTAGGTCAAAGGGCAGGAGATATGCATGGGTGGATGGTCACCCTTACCACTGCTATGGGGTTTCTAATGGTTAAATATAGGATTAGTAGAAGGGGAACGGTATTCTAGAGTTGCACAGTAAAGGAAGGTTGACCTATTTCGTTTTAAATACTTCTTTATTTGCCTTGACTGCCTGGTAAGACACGTTCAATGTGTAAATGTCTTTCATTACATTACCGACTGTGCAACTTTGTCCAGCTCATTGTGCAGCCCTCGTTTTTGATTCTCCTCAGATCAGAATACGTGATCCTAACCAAGGGGGCCGTGATATCACAGAGGAGATCATGTCTGGGGGAAGGTCCACCTCCACGCCGACCCCTCCATCCCAGGTACGTGTGACTGTTCCTTCTGTTACAAAGATGTTACAGAATGCACCTGCATGTTGTTAGGTTGAACTCCTTTGCTGTTCACATCCTGAATCTTTCTGATTGCTATTTATCATATGAGGACATCAATTTATAAAAACGCTCAAATATGAAACCAATGTGTTTGCCAAGACTTGTGCCTGCTCTATTCCATTTCTTTAACCTTTGAAATATTTGTTACCTTTATACTTGACtaagtaattattttttaaagattgaGATTATTTGAAACGTGCTATATAATTTGAATAACCGCAATAACAATTGTTTTCTCCATATTGGAATTATTCCAGTTAATGATCTCAAGAGTTTGGAATCCTGTGACTATGATGATACCACAAAGATGTCATACTGGCACCTGGGACCAGAAAGTCTGGACTGTTctttaacatttgaaatgctgcttgtcatgttgtttgtgttgtttgtcttCAACTCTGACCGTGATCAACAAAAAAATTGGTTTGCTTTGGAGGGGTGGAGTTATTCACATATTTGTTTGCAAAGCAAATTTTAAGTTTACCGTTTTCTTTGCTCAGTCCTCCATGACAGAGGGAGACGGTCCTGCCCAAACCAACGGAGAAGTTACAAAGCCCGTCACTATGCTGATGAGAACAGGTGAGCGGACTCGCGGTCCTGAAATTTCTTTTCAGCCATGCAGGAAATACAATATAAGACATTAGAATGAACAAATCATTTGCTCTTCAGTTGTCATCTTTTCTAAACTTCCTTCTTTGTCACAGAGGAAAGCCCCGAATACACGGTTTCCTCCTTGATGGGGACAACCCCACCTGTGCCGGCCACCTCGGAGCCTGCCGCCGTCCCAGCAGAGGTCACGCTGGAAATGGAAGGCAATGCCGCCCCACCTAATGAGCAGGTTGTTAGACAATCGACTGCCGCGCCGGTAGGGGCTGAGGTGCCAATCTTATCAGGGGAGGACCAGGCCCCTCCTTCCTCACCCTCTCCACCGGCAGCTCCTACCTCTCATCCCCCCTCCGAGGTACAGACTCTTCCACAGGTTGTTGCTATTGCTCCGATAAGCGAAGAGGTTGATGTGGGCGTGGCCACCGCTGTGGCCTCTGAAGCTCCTCCCAAACCGGAAAAGCCCCTTGCGACCCCAGCAGCAGTTGAGAAGACTCCAGCGCCGGCAGTGCAGAAAGTGAAGGAGGCAGACAAGAAAAAAGTAGCGCCGGAGGAGATGCTGGAAAAGGCCGAGAAGCTTTCTACCCCTGTTGTGCAGAAAGTGAAGGAGTCAGACCAGAAAAAGGTGGTGGAGGAGAAGATTGAGAAATCTGAGAAGGAGCCTGTGCTTACTACCCCAGCCGAAATAGCGGTGCCTGTGGTTGCAGCAGTTCTTACCGAGGACCCTAAACCCACTCCACGTCCTGTGACCCTGGTTGCCAAGGCAACGGTTGTTGACTCCCCCCTGGCCGTGAAGCATGTGGTGGATGTGGAAGCTCCCACTAACATGGCGAGCGTGACAGATCCGCTGTTGTCTAAGAAGGAAACCACGCCTCCTCCTACCGTGACAGAGCCTGCCCCCGTCGCTTCTACCTCTGTCCCGGTGGCAGAGCCCACCGTGCCCCCCAAAACCGAGGAGAAGCTGTCCAACGGCCTCCCCCAGGAGTGCCCCGACGAACTAGATGCCCCTGCACCAGAATGCGCAGCAACACCCGTCACAGAGTCTGTTGCTCCCCGACCTCAGGTAACCGCTGCCACTGCCGCTGAGGTGgaggggatggaggaggagaaagagattgATGTTTCTTCAGCTCCCTCAGCCATCAGCCTTTCAGAGGACACATCCATACAAGGTATGGTTTAGAAGGGTTTCTGTTTCATTGGTCATTTTAAATTTAGTGAAATTTTAGGGGGCCCTGCGATGGTCCAGCCAGGGTGTGGCTTCAGGTGTTGACATAACATCCTGTCTTTTTGTAGCTGCTGTGTCTGTGCCAAAGAAGAAGAGGAACATGAAGGAGCTGAACAAGAAGGAGGCCATCGGAGACATGCTAGATGCCTTCAAAGAGGTGGGTGTCTGTCTGATAACTAAGTGGCTTGAGAAATTCACAAAccatacaaaaatatttgagtCAACCGGTATAACTCTGGAAAGCAAGGGTTATCTGGCCGCACTGCGTGGTATCTGCATCCAACTGCTTCTCCAGTTAGATTGTTCATTAGTCAGTGCAAGAGCGACTCTACATATGGCATCGTTGGTCTCCAAGCttttttatgtgtgtctgtagacCTGGTATTTCTGCTGAGACAAAGCGTTACCTTCCCACACAAGTTGTCattgtttataaaaataaaataaaaactaggCTATCCCAAACCTAACATGTAAACGCTGGGGTCAGCACTTTATGGGTCTCATGTCATTTCTGCCACTCCAAATCCACCAATCCCTACTGCCCTGCCCCTTCTCCATACAGGAGAAAGAGGCATTGCCTCCGGCCCCTGAGCTCTTGTCTGCTCCGGCAGAGCCCAGTCCTGTTACCCTTCCTCCTGCCGACGCTCCAGACGAGAcgtgggaggagaaggaggacaaACAAAACGCAGACGTGCCCCCGCCCAAACCGGGTGACCTCAAATACCAATACAAAGGAGGTAGGTTGGCCCCTTGAAATTCAGTTGCTCAGTGATGATCGATTCTTTGGGTTAAGTGTTCATTGTTCTGATTATACATCCTGTCCCAGATATTTTCGTCTGAATATATCTGGTGAACAATTCCCTTTGTGAAAGATCCCCCATATCAGTGAGAAATGCATTTATctttgcaccccccccccccccagagcaATGGAAGCCCATCGATCCAGAAGAGAAGAAACGATACGACAGGGAATTCCTGCTGGGCTTCCAGTTTATCAGTGCCAGCCTGAACAAACCTGAGGGTCTACCTCTCATTAGTGACGTGGTGCTGGATAAGGTAAACTTGTccccaaaaaatctatttatgaAGTCATCCGGTGTGGtgatttttaaatgtctgtacAGATGCATTGTTCACTACTAATTACAGGGATATTAAGTTAATTCTGGTGATGGTGCTGttcatttgaagtgtttttcttATTGTCCAGCTTTCACATCCTAGGTGAATTTCAACGCGATTCTAGTATGTTTGATGTATTTATTACTGATTACATTTCTTGGGGTGTAGGCCAACAAGACCCCAATGCGCCCAGCAGAGCCTGGCCGCAACATGATGAACGCTGGGCCAGACTTCACCCCCGCTTTCATGGGTAACCTGGACCGACAGTCCGGTGGGGGAGGCGGAGGAGGGCCACGGGGCCCTGGAAGGGACCACATGGGGGTAAGTCTTTCAGTTTGGATCGGCTCTCTTGGTTGGTGCATAGATGTCAGTTTACCTGGAGCTATTGTCTCGCTTAATTCACTAGAGAGGATGAGGATCCTTTTATTTAAGTAACAAATCTGGGTTTCTTGTTTACTGTTCTGTATCTTACAGCTATTATTTTCTATGAAAATGCAATAGAAAAAGCAATTTAAGTGATGTCAGAGTTTTGACATGGAAAATCATTTCTTTGACTGCACTGGGCTTTTTAATTCCGTAGGTGTTTGTGGGCTGTTAGTGCATGCCACTTTGTCCAGGAAAGCTTTAGTCGCAATTTTCAGCACGTCAAAGTGCATCACTCAACTGTCTCAATCCATTGACACTGAAGTCattccacccacattgccagctTGAACCAAAGGGACaaccaccaactgcaaccaccctgaatgaagGCCTAGGGCAGAGTTCATTCTATGTCACTAATAATTactaataatttttttggggCTCTGCTGGAGATCCTGATGTGTTCCATCTTTCCCCCAACGTTGCTTCTCTCCCTACCTCAGCCCCCAGGTCCGCGGCGCTCACAGCAAGGCCAGCGCAAGGAGCCCCGCAAGATCATCAACATCTCCTCGTCGCTCGGTGGCGACGTGCAGCTCAACAAGGCTGAAAAGGCATGGAAGCCGGGCGTGAAGAAGGCGGTGGCCCGGGGCCGTGAGGGGGATGATGAGAGCGACGACCCTGAGATCGTCAAGACCCAGGAGCTGTTCAGGAGAGTCCGCTCCATCCTCAACAAGCTGACCCCCCAGATGTTCCAGCAGCTGATGAAGCAGGTTACTGAGCTGACCATCGACACGGAAGAGAGGCTGAAGGGGGTCATCGACCTGATCTTTGAGAAGGCCATCTCCGAGCCCAACTTCTCGGTGGCCTACGCCAACATGTGCCGTTGCCTCACAGCGGTGAGTGGCGCATCAGGCAGTACTCCTGTCCTCTTCCTACGCTCACTCTGTTCAGAGCTGCAATTGATTTTCTCTCTGGTTGTCTCACTCAACCTGTCCCTTATCCTTTCCCTTGTGGCCTGTTTAATGCTAATATAAAACACTGAGTGTTGGTCTTCATACAAAAAATCAGACCTTGGTCTAAAACATTGTTGTCTTTGTTTCCCAGTTGAAAGTGCCCACCACAGACAAGCCAGGTGTGACAGTGAACTTCCGCAAGCTGCTGCTTAACCGCTGTCAGAAGGAGTTTGAGAAGGACCAGGATGATGACGTGATCTTTGAGGCCAAACAGAAGGAGATGGAGGCCGCCAAAGAGGTACCTCTATCCAAACAATCTCTTTTGTTTGGCTTTTCATTTGCGTTGTCTTTATTTTTTGGGCCCTTTTAATGCTTTTAGCCAGTCTGTGTAagcggccaagaagagcaaatgtctcttactgactgactatagtttgttaaatagcgtagtggttagagaagcggtcCTGCAAACGATTCTACGATTCGGCTTTCAAATCTCGTCAccgtcaaagcaaattatgcattaagaTTTGTTCTTGATAGACAATAACTTTGCTggctgcaaccttcagtagctaagttatagtaagcctaaaataaaactgtttgcggttatattgcgactatttctggtgtattttGTAAGTACTCATCCGTGTGTGCTATTTGGTTTATGATAGACAAAACCTTTGCTGGCGACAACCTTCAgcagctatgttatagtaagcatTCACAAAGTACAAAAAGCATGTACGAAGTACGCTTCCGTGCATGCTttctggggtaatataggctttatcaaaaccccttgaGCAGTaagagaggaggggtttccacaattctttcgtcttttcacttgacggaaAGTCAGTTGTTGTCACCTAAATTGATAGTtgtttgtatcaatgtcattcacgaaagaAATTGTTTCTTTGCCATttaatgaaatagctttggcagcataatcttcagtctcgcttgtaattgctcaattcttatgactattccaattagtaagttagtagatactagcaAGCCTATTTCTGtctaatggtgtctagtgaaatagtCATTCTTGgtatgatgttaatgtgtgacaagaTGATCTAATGTCTAGATACTATACCGACACTTTGTAAATGTTTAGCTTCATGGCGTAGTGGCTAAAGACACAtcctctcatgtgggagacatggttcgaatccagtgagggaacagcatttatacatttttattgcgggccggctgaactaggccgGCCCAATATATAATAAATTTTTTATCTCTGAAAATTGAATGTAATTGACTGCTGTAGACTAACCTTCAACCTCCTGTCCTGCAGGAGGAGAAAGCAGGTCTGAAGGCAGACCTAGAGGAGGCCAGGGACAAAGCTCGCCGGCGATCGCTCGGCAACATCAAGTTCATTGGCGAGCTGTTCAAATTGAAGATGCTGACCGAGGCCATTATGCACGACTGCATCGTCAAGCTGCTGAAAAACCACGACgaggagtcgctagagtgccTCTGCAGACTGCTGTCCACCATCGGCAAGGACCTGGACTTTGAGAAGGCCAAGGTTGGCAGAGCGAAAGGAACACACTAATGCACAGGGACTCACACTTACCCACTGACATTTTCTCTGCTTAAGTTAGAATAGATACAAATTTGTTTCCCACAGCCCCGTATGGACCAGTACTTTGCCCAGATGGACAAGATTATCAAGGAGAAGAAAACCTCGTCCAGGATCCGCTTTATGCTGCAGGATGTCATCGACCTCAGACGGGTACCACTAGACCTCTCGTTGTTCCTCTGTGTGTCCTCCCCCATTTCTCACCTTTCCTCTACCTTTTTGCCTCTCGtatactgtctgtctttgtgtaacGTTTTCCACAGCGCATATGAGCGTGTAACACCAACCATTACAAGTTGACCCTTAGGGATGGGCTTTATCACTGGTTGGAATTAAGTATTTAATTGAGCAAATTAAATAAACTGCGTCAAATAGAGCCgcatttctgacatttgatCACGTAAGCAAACACTTGAATTACATCCAGTCTAACCAGAGGCAGCCACCTAGTGAGTGTTTATTGTGCCGGAACTGCCTTGTTATTCAGTGAAGGAAGATGGATTGGCTACACTATGCTCACACGGTTATGCCATGTTACACTTGAGCAATTGGTGCATAGGTGTACAAAACACATAGTGTAGTGTGTCCTGGGAGGTGAGTGGTCCGTAGACTAAGCAAATTTAACCAACGCCGTCAAGTCCCAGAGTTTTTCATGCTCTCTCATTGTCTAAGGAAGGCCACGTTGGTCCGTGTGTCCTTCCAGATGTTCTGCAAATTTGGGTGGTGGTGTCTAGGAACGAGTTTCTTAGGTGATTCATCTCTGGGTCCTTTCCTCTGTTCCTTTGTAGAATCATTACAATCACAACACTACTGTAATGAATCATGGCCTTAACACCAGACCTTCCCTTCCATGTTCCCTTAACCAGAGTGGCTGGGTACCCCGGCGAGGAGAGCAGGGCCCCAAGACTATTGACCAGATCCACAAGGAGGCCGAGCTGGAGGAGCAAATGCAGCAGATCAAGGTCCAACAGCAACTCTTGTCAAGGAACGATGGAGGAGGAGCCGGCGGTGGGGGAGGAGGGCGAGGAGGCGGAAGAGAAGGCAGGGGGGGGGACCGAGACAGAGGGGGAAGGGATCAAGGGGGCCGCGGGAGCCAGCACGGTGGTCAGGGAACCAGGGGAAGCCAGCCCCAGGACGAGGGTTGGAACACGGTGCCAATTACCACCAAGAACAGGCCCATCGACACCAGCCGCCTCAGCAAGATCACCAAGGTGATACCCGGTTATTTTTGGTGTTCTCACTGtggaattttgttttcaatctttttattgaacaaaaacatgcatttcacaAGACAACTTAGACTGAGGGGCAATAGTGTGTTGAAATATTTAGAGAAAGAAAAATTACAAGTAAGAAAGTAgtaacaaaacaagaaaccaggcaagcctagttcaggcggcccgcaatagaaagtgttgccgtctcgagattcgaacccatGTTGCCCATTTGAAAGGCTGTGACGttaaaccactacaccacgaaGCTGTATATTTGCATGTACAGCCtcttgtctatcctgaacaaatcctcttttgccacgggccgttttaatagttaattggccatttgtgaatgacactgatacagttaaactgactaacgtttcttactaagttttcctccaccacaaatagcgtaattgtatggcgtttgccactggccgttttaacagcgtattagccagtaataagctttaccggtatctactaacttactggaatagtcataagaattgagctattgctagtgagtctgccaaagcaatttcatggcaaaacaacttacttttttctttcattcaagaatgacattgatacaatatcaATAAAGGTGAAAAGGTGAgtgaatcgtggaatctactaaaaacaaatgtcattgctctccaGAGATTTTAACtcgagaggcactgtctttaaccactattcCACGACATTACATGTTCCAGCAGTCGCTAggctccattgaggattgtgttaaactgactaacgtttcttatttagtttacctccgccatagtgtctatgaactgtatggcttttgccactggtggttttaacagcttattggccagtaataggcttactagtatctactaacttcctaggaataatcataagaaatgagcaattgctagcgaaacATTTTTCATGCCCGAAactgtcgcaatataaccgtatacagtttcagttaaggcttactataacgtaaccaCTGTATGTagtagccagcaaatgtttctgtatcctgacccaaaatgcatgcatggatgtgtacttagaaaatccaccagaaacagttgcaatttAACCCTAAACTGTTTTATATctggcttactataatgtagttactggaggttttagccagcaatgtttttgtcaataTGGAACAATTCATAACgcgtacttcgctttgcctATAGTTATACCTATAGTTCGCTTTTCTAACCGCtaggctatttaacaaagggtactcactctgtcactcactcaaacattcgctcttcttggccggctctgcttacgcgttCCAGCAAAAATAGAAGCCTCAGTGTGAGCATCAAACTGACAAATCAAATCTAGTGCAACTGATTTGCCAACAGAATATTTGCTTTCCTTTTCCTGATAGTCTGCCATTTCTTGCTTGAAGAGATTTTGTCGTCAGGGTTAAATGCTATTTCCTTGACGTTATTCAGTTTTACTTGCAGCCATTTAGCATCTGGTGTTTTACTTGTGTAGTTCCATTGAAGTGGACATCATTGTGTTAAATGGCTTCTGACTGATTAACGTTGACCCCTTGATCTCTTCTAGCCTAATGCTTTGGACTTCAACAACCAGCTGCTGGCGCCTCAGCTCGGGGGTAAGGGCATGTGGGGCAGCTGGGGGAAGGGCAGCAGCGGAGGAACGGGGGCCAAGCCTTCTACAGGAGCTGAACCAGGTAGGTTGCACACACACTTGGACTAAATGTAATAGTAGGAAAGATACTACTTAGCATAGCTATTGCGTTCCTCTCCTCACAACTTCAGTTATTTGCCAAATGCTGGTcgttctttaaaaataaatgttcttcaaCAAGCGTTTCAGTTGGCCCTAATTTTTAATAACCTGTTTGAATCTTTTGGCTTATTTTATCTTGATAAATGGATTTCGAGAAAgtgatcatgttttttttcccagactgttattttgtttttgtagcaTACATTTACGTATTTAACTCAAAGTTAAACATAAGTAGAACTGAAACTCGATCTGAAGCGTATcaattttaaatgcattaatttgcAT encodes:
- the eif4g1a gene encoding eukaryotic translation initiation factor 4 gamma 1a isoform X7, giving the protein MNKPPQPITGPTSVPHPSPSPGLTQGAYATGQPPPLVFTNPPNQQMNSAPQPRQGGYRALQPYYANRPAMNTSAPRVQTSSGPRPVGPAHVYQTGSQMMMIPGQQLSFTSSPQSYFIPPGQYRPPYMPASPQYPVSTGTAGFYPGTSPAEYPAYAGAYYPAQPQYSHTPPVQTAPVMISPAQPQQQALAPQLPQAQPPAPKRERVAIRIRDPNQGGRDITEEIMSGGRSTSTPTPPSQSSMTEGDGPAQTNGEVTKPVTMLMRTEESPEYTVSSLMGTTPPVPATSEPAAVPAEVTLEMEGNAAPPNEQVVRQSTAAPVGAEVPILSGEDQAPPSSPSPPAAPTSHPPSEVQTLPQVVAIAPISEEVDVGVATAVASEAPPKPEKPLATPAAVEKTPAPAVQKVKEADKKKVAPEEMLEKAEKLSTPVVQKVKESDQKKVVEEKIEKSEKEPVLTTPAEIAVPVVAAVLTEDPKPTPRPVTLVAKATVVDSPLAVKHVVDVEAPTNMASVTDPLLSKKETTPPPTVTEPAPVASTSVPVAEPTVPPKTEEKLSNGLPQECPDELDAPAPECAATPVTESVAPRPQVTAATAAEVEGMEEEKEIDVSSAPSAISLSEDTSIQAAVSVPKKKRNMKELNKKEAIGDMLDAFKEEKEALPPAPELLSAPAEPSPVTLPPADAPDETWEEKEDKQNADVPPPKPGDLKYQYKGEQWKPIDPEEKKRYDREFLLGFQFISASLNKPEGLPLISDVVLDKANKTPMRPAEPGRNMMNAGPDFTPAFMGNLDRQSGGGGGGGPRGPGRDHMGPPGPRRSQQGQRKEPRKIINISSSLGGDVQLNKAEKAWKPGVKKAVARGREGDDESDDPEIVKTQELFRRVRSILNKLTPQMFQQLMKQVTELTIDTEERLKGVIDLIFEKAISEPNFSVAYANMCRCLTALKVPTTDKPGVTVNFRKLLLNRCQKEFEKDQDDDVIFEAKQKEMEAAKEEEKAGLKADLEEARDKARRRSLGNIKFIGELFKLKMLTEAIMHDCIVKLLKNHDEESLECLCRLLSTIGKDLDFEKAKPRMDQYFAQMDKIIKEKKTSSRIRFMLQDVIDLRRSGWVPRRGEQGPKTIDQIHKEAELEEQMQQIKVQQQLLSRNDGGGAGGGGGGRGGGREGRGGDRDRGGRDQGGRGSQHGGQGTRGSQPQDEGWNTVPITTKNRPIDTSRLSKITKPNALDFNNQLLAPQLGGKGMWGSWGKGSSGGTGAKPSTGAEPAETLRPATSTLNRFSALQQSAQPTSSSDVDRRVPQRSSSSRDRAGDRDRYDRFERRDSSRDERPGSRDTRPPITKRSFSRETEERRSDSRTPTEPHVRRVASMTDDRGSRDRAPSKDAVVKRETAPTPPPAALAKPVMTEDELDKKSSAIIEEYLHLNDMKEALQCVVELHSAPLLFVFVRNGLENTLERSAISRERMGMLLHQLIKTGTLPTTGYYKGLQEILEVAEDMAIDIPHIWQYLAELIVPMLHEGGIPMGQLFREITKPLIPLGKAGVLLVQILNLLCKGMTHKKVGSLWREAGLNWRDFLPEDEDINKFVTEQKIEFTLGEESEQTNQKKPMSGDELSEQLDRLIQDKADNQRIQDWVEANLDDQQVISNQFVRALMTSVCQSAIICESPYRVDGSQITQRAKLLQRYLSDEQKELQALYALQALMVHMEQPANLLRSFFDTLYDEDVIKEEAFYKWESSKDPAEQTGKGVALKSVTAFFTWLREAEEESDKE
- the eif4g1a gene encoding eukaryotic translation initiation factor 4 gamma 1a isoform X2, whose protein sequence is MNKPPQPITGPTSVPHPSPSPGLTQGAYATGQPPPLVFTNPPNQQMNSAPQPRQFATVPRALHQQFAAGPCALHQQPYYANRPAMNTSAPRVQTSSGPRPVGPAHVYQTGSQMMMIPGQQLSFTSSPQSYFIPPGQYRPPYMPASPQYPVSTGTAGFYPGTSPAEYPAYAGAYYPAQPQYSHTPPVQTAPVMISPAQPQQQALAPQLPQAQPPAPKRERVAIRIRDPNQGGRDITEEIMSGGRSTSTPTPPSQSSMTEGDGPAQTNGEVTKPVTMLMRTEESPEYTVSSLMGTTPPVPATSEPAAVPAEVTLEMEGNAAPPNEQVVRQSTAAPVGAEVPILSGEDQAPPSSPSPPAAPTSHPPSEVQTLPQVVAIAPISEEVDVGVATAVASEAPPKPEKPLATPAAVEKTPAPAVQKVKEADKKKVAPEEMLEKAEKLSTPVVQKVKESDQKKVVEEKIEKSEKEPVLTTPAEIAVPVVAAVLTEDPKPTPRPVTLVAKATVVDSPLAVKHVVDVEAPTNMASVTDPLLSKKETTPPPTVTEPAPVASTSVPVAEPTVPPKTEEKLSNGLPQECPDELDAPAPECAATPVTESVAPRPQVTAATAAEVEGMEEEKEIDVSSAPSAISLSEDTSIQAAVSVPKKKRNMKELNKKEAIGDMLDAFKEEKEALPPAPELLSAPAEPSPVTLPPADAPDETWEEKEDKQNADVPPPKPGDLKYQYKGEQWKPIDPEEKKRYDREFLLGFQFISASLNKPEGLPLISDVVLDKANKTPMRPAEPGRNMMNAGPDFTPAFMGNLDRQSGGGGGGGPRGPGRDHMGPPGPRRSQQGQRKEPRKIINISSSLGGDVQLNKAEKAWKPGVKKAVARGREGDDESDDPEIVKTQELFRRVRSILNKLTPQMFQQLMKQVTELTIDTEERLKGVIDLIFEKAISEPNFSVAYANMCRCLTALKVPTTDKPGVTVNFRKLLLNRCQKEFEKDQDDDVIFEAKQKEMEAAKEEEKAGLKADLEEARDKARRRSLGNIKFIGELFKLKMLTEAIMHDCIVKLLKNHDEESLECLCRLLSTIGKDLDFEKAKPRMDQYFAQMDKIIKEKKTSSRIRFMLQDVIDLRRSGWVPRRGEQGPKTIDQIHKEAELEEQMQQIKVQQQLLSRNDGGGAGGGGGGRGGGREGRGGDRDRGGRDQGGRGSQHGGQGTRGSQPQDEGWNTVPITTKNRPIDTSRLSKITKPNALDFNNQLLAPQLGGKGMWGSWGKGSSGGTGAKPSTGAEPAETLRPATSTLNRFSALQQSAQPTSSSDVDRRVPQRSSSSRDRAGDRDRYDRFERRDSSRDERPGSRDTRPPITKRSFSRETEERRSDSRTPTEPHVRRVASMTDDRGSRDRAPSKDAVVKRETAPTPPPAALAKPVMTEDELDKKSSAIIEEYLHLNDMKEALQCVVELHSAPLLFVFVRNGLENTLERSAISRERMGMLLHQLIKTGTLPTTGYYKGLQEILEVAEDMAIDIPHIWQYLAELIVPMLHEGGIPMGQLFREITKPLIPLGKAGVLLVQILNLLCKGMTHKKVGSLWREAGLNWRDFLPEDEDINKFVTEQKIEFTLGEESEQTNQKKPMSGDELSEQLDRLIQDKADNQRIQDWVEANLDDQQVISNQFVRALMTSVCQSAIICESPYRVDGSQITQRAKLLQRYLSDEQKELQALYALQALMVHMEQPANLLRSFFDTLYDEDVIKEEAFYKWESSKDPAEQTGKGVALKSVTAFFTWLREAEEESDKE